The genomic stretch ATGGAGTTGCGCTGTTACAACACCACCAAATTCCACAGGCTTCAGACATCTGCTCACAGCAAAGGTTGATAGCTGATTCAAGTCGCTTAGCCAGACAAACCATTTTTGAGCAAGCTTGTCTTGAACAGGCTCATCCCAGGTAAGTTTCTCTTTGATCAACTGCTGCATCAGCATTTTTGCAGGAAGAATGAATGGAGCGAGAAACCCCAAGGGGTCGTAGATAGAACAAACTGTAGATAGGATTCCTCTTCTGGTGACTGGTTTTTCTTTAACGTTAATCCTGAACTTGAATGAGTCAGATTCTATGCACCACAACACTCCCAGTGCTCGCTCGACTGGAAGAGCATCTTGACTTAAGTCCACAGCTCGCAAATCCTTAGCTCTGTCCTTTTCTGGAAGAGACGCCAAAAACTCTCTGCTATTGCTTGTCCATTTAGTTAAGTTGAATCCTCCTGAAGCACATAATGCTTTAAGGTCTTTGTACAGATCAACAGCTTGATTTGCATCATTGACAGACTTTAAACAGTCATCCACATAGAAACTGTTGAGGACTGTATCCACAGCCTCAAGTGATGACTTGCTTCTGTTGTCCTCTGCAGTCCTTTTCAGGGCGTAGTTTGCGCAACTCGGGGATGAGGTTGCACCGAACAAGTGCACAATCATCTTATATTCAACTATATCCCGCTCGATAACTCCTTCTGGCCACCAAAGGAAGCGCATTAGGTCAGTGTCTTCTTCAGGAACCTTTACCTGGTGGTACATTGCTTCGATGTCTGCCATTACAGCCACTTCCTCTTTCCTGAAGCGTGTCAACACTCCCACAAGGGAATTTGCAAGGTCAGGGCCCTGTAGAAGTTCATTATTCAATGAGGTTCCCTGGTAACTAGCAGCACAGTCAAAGACCACTCGTAACTTTCCCTTTTGAGGGTGGTAAACGCCATGGTGTGGGACATACCACACTTTACCGTCCTGGCGGTTCAACTGATTTTCTGGGACTCTGACAGCGTAGCCCCTTTCAATCACATCGTTCATAAAATCAGTGTACTCTTTGTGAAACACAGGATTCTTTTTGAACTTCCTTTTCAATGTGAGACTCTTTGAGTTGCAACACTTTGGTTGTTGGGCATGACGATGgttaccttctttttttttttctgctattaaTTACCTGCCACGGCTCTAATGCTCTGTGCACATTACTCCCAATGAGAAGTCCAACATCTGCATTGATGGTAGGCAGCCTGACTTCACTAAGGTAGGGCCACTGCCTTATGTCCTCTTGTGATGGAATATTTTTCCTTGACACTGGAATGTCCTTTTGAGTGAAGACTTTAGGCAAGTCAATGAAGTTGTTGGTGTTGAGTCCACTAACTTCCAAGTCTGTAAGCTGATAGCTTTCCACGTGATGCTTTGGGCTCATGGTTTTCAGCTCAAGTTGAGTGCGTCTTCCCTGTAGGTTTAACTGCCTTGCAAGTGCATCTGTGCAAAACGTTGCAGAGCTACCAGGATCCATGAATGTGTAAGTCTCCACAATTTTACTGCCTTTCTTTGACTTTACCAAGACCGGCACAATAGAGAGAATGCAGTCATCCCCGGCCCCAGTATAAGCACTTGTTTCACTGATAGCAACTGAAGAGCTTGAAGCTGTTGGGTGCATGATAGCTCCATCCTGCACCTTTTCCTCAGTTACCTTTCCAAAACTTTCTTGTTTTGCAAAATGTAGCATGCTTGGATGTCTCTCAGCACAAACATGGCATGTCATCTTCTTTTTACACTCTTTGCTTACATGCCCTTTTGTTAGGCATCCAAAGCATAGCCCATTTTTCTTGAGAAACTCAATTTTCTCCTTGTGTGGACTTCCTTTCATCTTTTCACATTCCTCCAAAGTGTGGTTTCTTCCACATAACAAGCATGGTTTGCTGAAAGCACTGCTGGGATGTGTAGTAACAACCTTTGTTTTTGGTATGTTGAATTCCTCGGTTCTAACTGGAGTAGCATTAGTGGCAAAGCTACTtcccttttttccttctttctttgttCGGTGCTTGAAGTCGGGCTTTCCTTTGTCCTTCTTTTCGGTTGCTGTTACCTCCAGAAGGTCACCAAACAGTGGATCCATAGTGACTTTAGCTTGCTTGTCTACAAATCTAACAAGATCTGCAAACTTGGCTCGACTTCCTCTACTCTCTTGTATCTCATACGCGACAGCTCTCCACCTCTCTCTGAGTTTGTACGGCAATTTTGACAATATTACCCTCATGTTAGTGGGATTGTCCAGTTCGTCCATGAATGCTACATCCTCCATGGTGTTGCGACAACTAAGTAGGAACAGTGAGAAGGCGCTGAGAGCCTTGCCATCTTCTGACTTAATTTGGGGCCACTTAAAAGCCTTTTCCAGTAAAGCAGAGGCAATTTTAACCTCATTTCCATAACGATCCTTAAGCAATTTCAGTGCCTCACGATATCCACGGTGTGCTGGCATGTGCAGGCAACTCCTTACCAGATCTTTTGGTTCACCTATTGTGTATTGCTCCAAGAAGTATAGTTTGTCTGACTCACATTCAGCTCTGGTGTCAACGGTGTGTTCAAAGGCCTTCAAAAAAGATCGGAATTCCAGGGGATCACCATGGAACAGGGGAATGTCCCTTTGTGGCAGGCGAGACAGCTGTTGATTTTTTACAAGAAGCTCTGTGATATCAGTTTGTCGTTTCATCACTCTGCACAGCTCCTTTGTGTCATTGTCCGGTTGCAACGGCTCAGTAGCAGGTGCAGAGTTCGGTTTCCACTGAACATTTACCTTGGGTACAGCTCCACGTGAGTTGGTTAAAGGCACAGTTTTATCTTGGTATCTCAATGTATGTGGTGAGGCACCACTGGTTTGGCCTTCAACATCGTCCTGCACATCAGCGTTTGACCTTGCAGCAAGGCTAACCTGTTGTTGAGGTGATTCATATTCTGCATAAACTTTAATTCTTGCATTGGAAGCTGCCAACTCTGTTTCAATTTCCAGCTGCTCTTTGTCAGCCACTAACTGGGCTTCTTTCAGTGCCAGTGCCTGCTTTTCCTTCAACGCTGCTGCCTTTGCAACAGGAGCTGCTCTATTGGCCTCCTCTCTCAGACGTGCTGAAGTGGCAGATGATACGAATGACTGGCTGCTAGAACGACCGGATGACCTATCAGATCTTTGTTTTGCAGACACATTGGAGACACTATCCATAGATGTTACATTTTTGTTACATGTGTCTCTCAATTCTTTATGAAGCTTTGTTTCTTCAATCCACATCTCGGTTCTACTCATGAAATCTTTGCAGTTTGATACCTTGGGCTCAAACCAGTATGTTTGGTCGGCTTcatgttcttcttcttttagaTAAAGTTTTACTGACTCGTTAAGTTCAGCAAATTCCTCATACAGTTTTTTTGTAGAGCTTTATCTCCTTTTGTTCAATATGTGTCAAATTATCAGCACTCACCATGAGACGTTCAATTTGGTTGGACTTTCCAGTTAACTGTCTTAACTTTGCTCTCCTTGCATGTATATACTGATGCAGTTTCTCTTCACAGCCTTTTTGTGTAGGCAAGACTGCCCTCTTGGTGTCGAAGTCGGTAACtgcatcctcctcctcttcattttGCGATTCTGCCATTGTCGTCATTACAATGTGTTAGACGGAGAAGATGTGGTATTGCTACGGTTGAAGCTAATACTTGATTCACAAATCAAACAAGGAGaggatttctttagtccatccACTGTAATTATAAGGTGGATCGTTCCAGTCGGCAATTAATCCTTTGGGGCGCCGTCTAATTCCTGGCCGTCTAATTTTTTGACTTGATGTAGTGGCAAACTTGAATCACTTCTGTCAGCGATAGGCAATTAGTCTTGACTCGTTATTTATTTTCAATCCTTTAGTTAAGTTTGCAGATAGGTACTCACAGAATGGGCATCACCGCGTTGCGTTTTGTGAATTTATTAGCAAACCTTCCTGTACAGCCAAAGTTCTCTGTTTTCATCCAAAACATTTCCCCGAGCTTCTCTCAGACATCAATCCACACTGAAAACGTCCAACTTGCTATTCCAACTTTCCGACCTTATTATTCGTTACAAACTTTGCATTACCTTTTACggtcaaaaaaacatttttgcccCGCAGCTACCGCtgacccaaaaaacaaaaaaaactcctcCTCTACCCAAAACAAAGGCACGTGCGCCGTCGCTTGAACATAGAACTAGAGTAAATTAGATCTGTAACAACGCTCATAGTTGAATACAATGTAGGTCAACatcaaataattataataatatagaaaCTTAAACATTAGTAAATACAAAAACTCAAAATGACCATTAGTTAGCTTTGGCTCTtacaacctgtctctcttagttacgctgttatagttttagactgccgggggacttccttcctttgacacactgagctgctctctcctctccctttctattaccatttgtgtgcatcccatcccagaaatgcttgttattaatcctagcttctggggagtttactccccggagtccttatgttttttcacccagcgtatttccttggagaacgttggaaccaagatcctggttacagctgtcgccgtggtcctgctgcactccctgctaagctctgcggtgccctgcaatgtcatgctgcttcctgctgaaccctgctgcttcctgctacgtccatccatgctctgctgggccacgctacatcctgtaacgccctgcagcgccctgatatgacatgaactactacgactaccatttgaagtcactgttccattattaatgtgactattactgccactgttcatcgcatccccaaccggcaccgtcacacaccgcctaccaagagcctgggtctgtcccaggtttcttcccaagagggagtttttcctcaccactgtcgcactgcttgctcttgagggaattactgtaattgttggggctttgtaaattatagagtgtggtctagacttactctatctgtaaagtgtctcgagataactcgtgttatgatttgatactataaataaaattgaattgaattgaattcattGACGCTCCGGGGCTGTTTGACGTTAATTTCACCCAAGAAGAAATGTTGAAGAGGATCAAGATGtgcatctctctgtctgttcctGGTCCTCACGCCTTCCTGGTGGTTCTCCAGCTGGGCAGGTTCACCCAGGAGGAGAAGCAAACCGTCCAGATGATTCAGACCACTTTTGGTGAAGATGCAGCTAAATACACGATGGTGTTGTTCACACATGGAGACCAGCTAAGGAAGCGAAGCATTGAGGGATATATTTCAGAGAGTCCTAAACTACAAGCCATTATTCAGAAGTGCAACCATCGATACCATGTCCTTAACAACGAAATCAAAGACCCTAAACAAACCAGTAAGCTTCTGGACAAAATTGACAAGATGTCTATGGCCAACAGCGG from Perca fluviatilis chromosome 20, GENO_Pfluv_1.0, whole genome shotgun sequence encodes the following:
- the LOC120548881 gene encoding GTPase IMAP family member 7-like, which produces MLKRIKMCISLSVPGPHAFLVVLQLGRFTQEEKQTVQMIQTTFGEDAAKYTMVLFTHGDQLRKRSIEGYISESPKLQAIIQKCNHRYHVLNNEIKDPKQTSKLLDKIDKMSMANSGSYYTNEMFIRAEAAIEKEEMRLLTELEAKRQKELDELRAKYVEEAYRKEENRQQPVVLLLEGCLELQAVQSV